One stretch of Chloroflexia bacterium SDU3-3 DNA includes these proteins:
- a CDS encoding helix-turn-helix domain-containing protein, producing the protein MQLIEDEEYVDINEAVALLGVKKATIYTYVSRGVLQSYRQPVGRRRLYRRADIDALCTIQPDAKLERQPDASASAGPTPSNDGVFRNVHLPDVASWAGDH; encoded by the coding sequence ATGCAACTAATTGAAGACGAAGAATACGTCGATATCAATGAAGCTGTCGCACTGCTGGGTGTAAAGAAGGCGACCATCTACACCTATGTGAGCCGGGGGGTGCTGCAGTCCTACCGCCAGCCGGTGGGGCGGCGGCGGCTCTACCGCCGGGCCGATATCGACGCGCTCTGCACGATCCAGCCCGACGCCAAGCTCGAGCGCCAGCCCGATGCCAGCGCCAGCGCAGGCCCCACACCGTCAAACGATGGCGTGTTCCGCAATGTGCATCTGCCCGATGTGGCCAGCTGGGCTGGCGACCACTAG
- a CDS encoding DEAD/DEAH box helicase, with translation MQQRNFEQLFAELEEAEDGLLDATLDDGSTAADTTQAAADDSELSGGFRAKLALTPRAYQEEALAAWLGRNGQGVVVLPTGAGKTVLALMAIEKLKLQTLIVVPTIELLYQWRDAVIERLGVAPAKVGVVGDGRKELRPITIITYASAAMPDAPIAGTGLLICDEAHHLPSPSYSTIPKRCGAPYRLGVTATPDRSDGAEGALDRLLGPAVYSRTPQELSEQGHLAKFKEKRIYVDMQPEEALRYGVLMTEWKWFVAQNRAMLSRGGDFFGELIRRSGSDPAARAALRAHHQARMIALNAEAKLGVLADLLAKHQNDKVLVFSEYNLLVDTVSRELALPSITYRTAADERKRALQAFRSGAYSKLVAGRVLNEGVDVPDANVAIVLSGNSTAREHIQRLGRVIRPKQSEAVLYELVTRNTSEVGASRKRRQGSAPKGKRTIQGGA, from the coding sequence ATGCAGCAGAGAAACTTTGAACAGCTGTTTGCTGAGCTTGAAGAGGCCGAAGATGGACTACTTGATGCGACGTTGGACGACGGATCGACGGCAGCCGACACGACGCAGGCAGCAGCAGACGACAGCGAGCTATCTGGTGGGTTTCGAGCGAAGCTGGCGCTTACGCCGCGTGCCTATCAGGAAGAGGCTCTGGCTGCATGGCTAGGGCGAAATGGGCAGGGCGTGGTGGTGCTGCCCACCGGCGCGGGCAAGACCGTGCTGGCCCTGATGGCGATCGAGAAGCTGAAGCTCCAGACCCTGATCGTGGTGCCCACCATCGAGCTGCTCTACCAGTGGCGCGACGCCGTGATCGAGCGGCTGGGCGTCGCGCCCGCCAAGGTGGGCGTGGTGGGCGATGGCCGCAAGGAGCTGCGCCCGATCACGATCATCACCTACGCCTCGGCGGCCATGCCCGATGCCCCGATCGCGGGCACTGGCCTGCTGATCTGCGACGAGGCCCACCACCTCCCCTCACCATCCTATAGCACCATCCCCAAGCGCTGCGGCGCGCCCTACCGCCTAGGCGTCACCGCCACGCCCGACCGCAGCGACGGCGCGGAGGGCGCGCTCGACCGCCTGCTGGGGCCGGCGGTCTACTCGCGCACCCCCCAGGAGCTTTCCGAGCAGGGCCACCTCGCCAAGTTCAAAGAGAAGCGCATCTACGTCGACATGCAGCCCGAGGAGGCGCTGCGTTACGGCGTGCTGATGACCGAGTGGAAGTGGTTCGTGGCCCAGAACCGCGCCATGCTCTCGCGCGGCGGCGACTTCTTCGGCGAGCTGATCCGCCGCTCGGGGAGCGACCCCGCCGCCCGCGCGGCCCTGCGCGCCCACCACCAGGCCCGCATGATCGCCCTGAACGCCGAGGCCAAGCTGGGCGTGCTGGCCGACCTGCTGGCCAAGCACCAGAACGACAAGGTGCTGGTCTTCTCCGAGTACAACCTGCTGGTCGACACCGTCAGCCGCGAGCTGGCGCTGCCCTCGATCACCTACCGCACTGCGGCGGATGAGCGCAAGCGCGCGCTCCAAGCCTTCCGCAGCGGTGCCTACTCCAAGCTGGTGGCGGGCCGCGTGCTGAACGAGGGTGTGGATGTGCCCGACGCCAACGTGGCGATCGTGCTGAGCGGCAACAGCACCGCCCGCGAGCACATCCAGCGGCTCGGGCGCGTCATCCGCCCCAAGCAGAGCGAGGCCGTGCTGTACGAGCTGGTGACCCGCAACACCAGCGAGGTGGGCGCGTCGCGCAAGCGGCGGCAGGGCAGCGCCCCCAAGGGCAAGCGCACTATCCAGGGCGGCGCGTAG
- a CDS encoding amidohydrolase gives MTIIFHNGPVYTLDPQNPKASAIAVRDGRVLAVGSVGKVFAAAGSQAESIDLRKRALIPALTDAHVHLVAHALRRREVSLDGAASYEDALAQIGRAASALPPGVWLQGGGWDHVRWGGRWPTAAELDAVVPDRPALLFRKDGHCAWLNSHALAIAQVSAETPDPAGGAIRREDGLPTGLLFETAIDLVRRHIPPLTDEDRLAAVRDAIAEAHSYGMAGVHVPPYLDVGDGAMVLRTAQQLRERGQLALRCLVHLDIGTLDSAIALGLRSGLGDRWLRLGGVKMFADGTLGSETAELLRPYEGSRNTGIQTYSTQDLNASVRKANASGIAVIVHAIGDGANRRVLDAIAAARAEGAPASFGGIPNRIEHCQLLDPTDIPRFAQLGVVASMQPIHCTSDIETADRLWGERCATAYAWRALQDAGATLAFGSDAPVESLNPWLGIHAAVTRQRPGGQPEGGWHPEQRLTLADALRGFTTGAAYTAGMAGRLGALAPGMLADLAVLSDDPFTLPPTELHRVSADLTMVEGAVVWTKQKNT, from the coding sequence ATGACGATCATCTTTCACAACGGCCCGGTCTACACGCTCGACCCGCAGAACCCCAAGGCCAGCGCGATCGCCGTGCGCGACGGGCGGGTGCTGGCCGTGGGCAGCGTGGGCAAGGTCTTCGCCGCCGCCGGCTCGCAGGCCGAGTCGATCGACCTGCGCAAGCGCGCCCTGATCCCCGCGCTGACCGACGCGCATGTGCACCTGGTGGCCCACGCGCTGCGGCGGCGCGAGGTGAGCCTGGATGGCGCGGCCAGCTACGAGGATGCGCTGGCGCAGATCGGGCGGGCGGCGTCGGCGCTGCCCCCCGGCGTGTGGCTGCAGGGCGGCGGCTGGGACCACGTGCGCTGGGGCGGGCGCTGGCCCACCGCCGCCGAGCTGGATGCGGTGGTGCCCGACCGCCCCGCGCTACTGTTCCGCAAGGATGGCCACTGCGCATGGCTCAACTCGCACGCGCTGGCGATCGCTCAGGTGAGCGCCGAGACGCCCGACCCGGCGGGCGGCGCGATCCGCCGCGAGGATGGCCTGCCGACCGGCCTGCTGTTCGAGACCGCCATCGACCTAGTGCGCCGCCACATCCCGCCGCTCACCGACGAGGACCGGCTGGCTGCGGTGCGCGACGCCATCGCCGAGGCCCACTCGTATGGCATGGCCGGGGTGCATGTGCCACCCTACCTGGATGTGGGCGATGGGGCCATGGTGCTGCGCACCGCCCAGCAGCTGCGCGAGCGCGGCCAGCTGGCCCTGCGCTGCCTGGTGCACCTCGATATCGGCACGCTGGATTCGGCTATCGCGCTGGGCCTGCGCAGCGGGCTGGGCGACCGCTGGCTGCGCCTGGGCGGCGTGAAGATGTTTGCCGACGGCACCCTGGGGTCGGAGACCGCCGAGCTGCTGCGGCCCTACGAGGGTTCGCGCAACACCGGCATCCAGACCTACAGTACCCAGGATCTGAACGCATCGGTGCGCAAGGCCAACGCCAGCGGCATCGCCGTGATCGTCCACGCCATCGGCGATGGGGCCAACCGACGCGTGCTGGATGCGATCGCGGCGGCGCGGGCCGAGGGTGCGCCCGCCAGCTTCGGCGGCATCCCTAACCGGATCGAGCACTGCCAGCTGCTCGACCCGACCGACATCCCGCGCTTTGCGCAGCTGGGCGTGGTGGCATCCATGCAGCCTATCCACTGCACATCCGACATCGAGACGGCGGACCGGCTGTGGGGCGAGCGCTGCGCCACGGCCTACGCCTGGCGCGCCCTGCAGGATGCGGGCGCGACGCTGGCCTTCGGCTCGGATGCGCCGGTGGAGTCGCTCAACCCCTGGCTGGGCATCCACGCCGCCGTCACCCGCCAGCGCCCGGGCGGCCAGCCCGAGGGCGGCTGGCACCCCGAGCAGCGGCTGACGTTGGCCGATGCGCTGCGCGGCTTCACCACGGGGGCCGCCTACACGGCGGGCATGGCTGGCAGGCTGGGCGCGCTGGCCCCCGGCATGCTGGCCGATCTCGCCGTCCTTTCCGACGACCCGTTTACCCTGCCGCCGACCGAGCTTCATCGGGTGAGCGCCGACCTGACCATGGTCGAGGGCGCAGTGGTCTGGACAAAACAGAAAAACACATGA
- a CDS encoding DUF790 family protein, whose product MAFTTSEFKKTTRRSDGARQIYPYQIRDERYTAAISYAIAYYERMVGKRRATFEADTLLEFFGDAKLARGLVACLGRSYVWRERSFADAFGPEAAQLLWAIGLRTPADLRARLYGLANGRYHGFLLPAQRPEALDLLCAQFAAEVAEARGAALGFTAAQLELGLTLDSEGERVLVRQGPAPTADEIVARYNYHSLETALCHTEQLRLRLRGPIWNIVRSAHNLARRYRVRYTVGAVRTLFDESVELVLHGQRDAMGSWLRTGRRVVRVLLRLLAAHPDSLADGEAAIHMGGQSLLLKIDRRVLDVLGVAARLEPDASEPWEEDAIELFRKAWGRAYVRGRTDGWRLRRDPEPLIGAGGVVVPDFALVRGGERLALCLTAGRAATEALARDLGQLGSRAQALAVVPGSAAERLRSSPAPLATYEQQPAEAIPSLVATLARRYPRDRAAELTPWQRLERQVAAEGFVGLEEVAALLGSPAADALESVRRWGGAGLHVLPGLGVCAPEDLGEIRQLIDAGELRQAA is encoded by the coding sequence ATGGCATTTACCACATCCGAGTTCAAGAAGACCACGCGCCGCAGCGATGGCGCGCGCCAGATCTACCCCTACCAGATCCGCGACGAGCGCTACACCGCCGCGATCAGCTACGCCATCGCCTACTACGAGCGCATGGTCGGCAAGCGCCGCGCCACCTTCGAGGCCGACACCCTGCTGGAGTTCTTCGGCGACGCCAAGCTGGCGCGCGGCCTGGTGGCCTGCCTGGGGCGCAGCTACGTGTGGCGCGAGCGCTCGTTCGCCGATGCCTTCGGGCCGGAGGCCGCGCAGCTGCTGTGGGCCATCGGCCTGCGCACCCCCGCCGACCTGCGCGCCAGGCTCTACGGCCTGGCCAACGGGCGCTACCACGGCTTCCTGCTGCCCGCGCAGCGCCCCGAGGCGCTCGATCTGCTGTGCGCCCAGTTCGCCGCCGAGGTAGCCGAGGCCCGGGGCGCGGCGCTGGGCTTCACCGCCGCGCAGCTTGAGCTGGGCCTGACCCTCGACAGCGAGGGCGAGCGCGTGCTGGTGCGGCAGGGCCCCGCGCCCACCGCCGACGAGATCGTGGCCCGCTACAACTACCACTCGCTGGAGACCGCGCTCTGCCACACCGAGCAGCTGCGCCTGCGCCTGCGCGGCCCGATCTGGAACATCGTGCGCAGCGCCCACAACCTGGCGCGGCGCTACCGCGTGCGCTACACCGTCGGCGCGGTGCGCACGCTGTTCGACGAGAGCGTGGAGCTGGTGCTGCACGGCCAGCGCGACGCCATGGGCAGCTGGCTGCGCACCGGGCGGCGCGTGGTGCGCGTGCTGCTGCGGCTGCTGGCCGCCCACCCCGACAGCCTCGCCGACGGCGAGGCCGCCATCCACATGGGCGGGCAGTCGCTACTGCTGAAGATCGATCGGCGCGTGCTGGATGTGCTGGGGGTGGCCGCGCGGCTGGAGCCGGACGCCAGCGAGCCGTGGGAGGAGGATGCGATCGAGCTGTTCCGCAAGGCCTGGGGCCGGGCCTATGTGCGCGGGCGCACCGACGGCTGGCGGCTGCGGCGCGACCCGGAGCCGCTGATCGGCGCGGGCGGCGTGGTGGTGCCCGACTTCGCTCTGGTGCGCGGCGGCGAGCGGCTGGCGCTGTGCCTCACCGCCGGGCGCGCCGCCACCGAGGCGCTGGCCCGCGACCTGGGCCAGCTGGGCAGCCGCGCCCAGGCCCTGGCCGTGGTGCCCGGCAGCGCCGCCGAGCGCCTGCGCAGCAGCCCCGCGCCCCTGGCCACCTACGAGCAGCAGCCCGCCGAGGCCATCCCCTCGCTGGTGGCCACGCTAGCCCGCCGCTACCCCCGCGACCGCGCCGCCGAGCTGACGCCCTGGCAGCGCCTAGAGCGCCAGGTGGCCGCCGAGGGCTTCGTGGGGCTGGAAGAGGTGGCCGCACTGCTGGGCAGCCCCGCCGCCGATGCGCTAGAGTCGGTGCGGCGCTGGGGTGGGGCGGGCCTGCATGTGCTGCCCGGCCTGGGCGTGTGCGCCCCCGAGGACTTGGGCGAGATACGCCAGCTGATCGACGCGGGCGAGCTGCGGCAGGCGGCGTAA
- a CDS encoding PadR family transcriptional regulator: MPLEHAILAFLGYSPMTGYDLKKFFDNSVAHFWTATQSHIYKALGELEAKGWVQKELVQQDDLPNRKEYHITEAGRAELRTWLSTPLRPEPVRSAWLIQIFFAHGLQNEEIARVLEARRDMMRERIHTYQTSGQSYLDANASDVPERIRTLWQITLDYGIRSYQDEIVWLDETIARVLSLPPID, encoded by the coding sequence ATGCCGCTCGAACATGCGATCCTCGCCTTTCTTGGCTACAGCCCGATGACGGGCTATGACCTGAAGAAATTTTTCGATAATTCAGTTGCGCACTTTTGGACTGCAACCCAAAGCCATATCTACAAGGCGCTTGGCGAGCTTGAGGCCAAGGGTTGGGTACAGAAAGAGCTGGTGCAGCAGGATGACCTGCCAAACCGCAAGGAGTACCACATCACCGAGGCTGGGCGGGCCGAGCTGCGCACTTGGCTCTCCACCCCGCTGCGCCCCGAGCCGGTGCGATCGGCCTGGCTCATCCAGATCTTTTTCGCGCACGGCCTGCAGAACGAGGAGATCGCCAGGGTGCTGGAGGCGCGGCGCGATATGATGCGCGAGCGCATCCATACCTACCAGACCAGCGGCCAGAGCTACCTGGATGCGAATGCTAGCGATGTGCCCGAGCGCATCCGCACGCTCTGGCAGATCACCTTGGACTATGGCATCCGCAGCTATCAGGACGAGATCGTGTGGCTTGATGAGACGATCGCGCGTGTGCTGAGCCTGCCGCCGATCGATTAG
- a CDS encoding reverse transcriptase-like protein: MPLPTVTLTTDGAARGNPGPGGWAALLEANGKEKLVVGEEPMPTTNNAMELRAVIGGLDVLKKPCAVMLRADSQYVLQGLERLRAGAGLPEKNRELWARLLALSRVHSIHGQWVRGHSGDLRNERVNEAANQAAARAYQRAESARPEAAPTGAWVLALLSPAAGRPVQWLVQAGAERRSGAQPVARGVTQPTAIYQALVAALDAAGAMPGAADHTLVVRSNYELIVKQGRGEWKVRQPEQQPLADQVAALRRLFAEVRFEHAPTDALLPLFAEAAP, encoded by the coding sequence ATGCCACTACCCACTGTGACCCTGACCACCGACGGTGCCGCGCGCGGCAACCCCGGCCCTGGCGGCTGGGCCGCCCTGCTTGAGGCCAATGGCAAGGAGAAGCTGGTGGTGGGCGAGGAGCCGATGCCCACCACCAACAATGCCATGGAGCTGCGCGCGGTGATCGGCGGGCTAGATGTGCTGAAGAAGCCCTGCGCGGTGATGCTGCGGGCCGACTCGCAGTATGTGCTGCAGGGGCTTGAGCGGCTGCGGGCGGGCGCAGGCCTGCCCGAGAAGAACCGCGAGCTGTGGGCGCGCCTGCTGGCGCTGTCGCGGGTGCATAGCATCCATGGCCAGTGGGTGCGCGGCCACAGCGGCGACCTGCGCAACGAGCGCGTGAACGAGGCCGCCAACCAGGCCGCCGCCCGCGCCTATCAGCGCGCTGAATCGGCCCGCCCCGAGGCCGCGCCTACTGGGGCGTGGGTGCTGGCGCTGCTCTCGCCCGCCGCAGGCAGGCCGGTGCAGTGGCTGGTGCAGGCCGGTGCCGAGCGCCGCAGCGGGGCGCAGCCGGTGGCGCGCGGCGTCACCCAGCCCACCGCGATCTACCAGGCCCTGGTGGCCGCGCTAGATGCGGCTGGGGCTATGCCGGGTGCGGCGGACCACACGCTGGTGGTGCGCTCGAACTACGAGCTGATCGTCAAGCAGGGCCGGGGCGAGTGGAAGGTGCGGCAGCCTGAGCAGCAGCCCCTGGCTGATCAGGTGGCGGCGCTGCGGCGGCTGTTTGCCGAGGTGCGCTTCGAGCACGCCCCGACCGATGCGCTGCTGCCGCTCTTCGCCGAGGCCGCGCCCTAG
- a CDS encoding response regulator encodes MAQPQLRLVIADDESIIRMNLKETLVGLGYLVVGEAGDGVSVINLSRELRPDLVVMDIKMPKLDGIQAAKVLTEEKIAPVLLLTAYSDRELVDRAREAGVVNYIVKPFRDAELLPAIEIALARYAEFAEMDKKIDDLQETLETRKLVERAKGVLMDTQGLKEQEAFRKIQQLSMNTRKSMKEIAQAILLTAQIEK; translated from the coding sequence ATGGCTCAGCCACAACTCCGGCTCGTCATTGCTGACGATGAGTCTATCATCCGAATGAATCTCAAGGAGACGCTGGTCGGCCTGGGCTACCTCGTGGTAGGCGAGGCTGGCGATGGCGTCAGTGTCATCAACCTTTCGCGCGAGCTGCGCCCCGACCTGGTGGTGATGGACATCAAGATGCCCAAGCTCGATGGCATCCAGGCCGCCAAGGTGCTGACCGAGGAGAAGATCGCGCCGGTGCTGCTGCTGACCGCCTACTCGGATCGCGAGCTGGTGGATCGGGCGCGCGAGGCCGGTGTGGTGAACTACATCGTCAAGCCGTTCCGCGACGCCGAGCTGCTGCCCGCCATCGAGATCGCGCTGGCCCGCTACGCCGAGTTCGCCGAGATGGACAAGAAGATCGACGACCTGCAGGAAACGCTGGAGACCCGCAAGCTGGTGGAGCGCGCCAAGGGCGTGCTGATGGATACGCAGGGCCTGAAAGAGCAGGAGGCCTTCCGCAAGATCCAGCAGCTTTCCATGAACACCCGCAAGTCGATGAAGGAGATCGCGCAGGCCATCCTCCTGACGGCGCAGATCGAGAAGTAG
- a CDS encoding tungsten formylmethanofuran dehydrogenase, with product MRREKGAGTMGAVTAPQGLENVVVARTALSAIDGVAGKLSYAGYSIHDLAERVSFEEVFYLLLNGDLPTPAQLTAFSTELAALRTLDAVDLATVYGIPSQGHGMDALRTLVSALVQRLPKFPFTTEGATQLGMIIAAKMPGLIAAWHRARSGLPPVPADLSFGHAENVLWMLHGERPTPAATQALNTYMVLLAEHSLNASTFAARVAISAHSTVGDGMVAAIATLRGALHGGANQEAMETFLAIGAPENAAAYVDGLIERHERLMGVGHRLYKVEDPRVRHLSGQVAALAAHGQGAQWQAVADAVAKVIATHPHFTKRQLSPNVEFYSAPLLYALGFPLDLFTCAFAMSRIAGWTAHIREQIIENRLIRPKAEYSGPEPRTVVPLTER from the coding sequence ATGCGGCGCGAAAAAGGAGCAGGGACTATGGGAGCAGTTACAGCACCACAGGGGCTTGAAAATGTGGTGGTGGCCCGCACCGCGCTGAGCGCGATCGACGGGGTGGCGGGGAAGCTGAGCTACGCCGGGTACAGCATCCACGATCTGGCCGAGCGCGTGAGCTTCGAAGAGGTTTTCTACCTGCTGCTGAACGGCGATCTGCCGACCCCCGCGCAGCTGACGGCGTTCAGCACCGAGCTGGCCGCGCTGCGCACGCTCGACGCGGTGGATCTGGCCACGGTTTATGGTATCCCTTCCCAAGGGCACGGCATGGATGCGCTGCGCACCCTGGTCTCGGCGCTGGTGCAGCGTCTGCCCAAGTTCCCCTTCACCACCGAGGGCGCGACCCAGCTGGGCATGATCATCGCGGCCAAGATGCCAGGCCTGATCGCGGCCTGGCATCGCGCCCGCAGCGGCCTGCCGCCCGTGCCCGCCGACCTCTCGTTTGGCCACGCCGAGAACGTGCTGTGGATGCTGCATGGCGAGCGCCCGACCCCGGCGGCCACCCAGGCGCTCAACACCTACATGGTGCTGCTGGCCGAGCACAGCCTGAACGCCTCCACCTTCGCGGCCCGTGTGGCGATCAGCGCGCACTCGACGGTGGGCGACGGCATGGTGGCGGCGATCGCCACGCTGCGCGGCGCGCTGCACGGCGGCGCGAACCAGGAGGCGATGGAGACCTTTTTGGCCATCGGCGCACCTGAGAACGCTGCGGCCTATGTGGATGGCCTGATCGAGCGCCACGAGCGCCTGATGGGCGTGGGCCACCGGCTCTACAAGGTCGAAGACCCCCGTGTGCGCCACCTGAGCGGCCAGGTGGCCGCGCTGGCCGCCCACGGCCAGGGCGCGCAGTGGCAGGCCGTGGCCGACGCCGTGGCCAAGGTGATCGCCACCCACCCCCACTTCACCAAGCGCCAGCTCTCGCCCAATGTGGAGTTCTACAGCGCGCCGCTGCTCTACGCCCTGGGCTTCCCGCTGGATCTGTTCACATGCGCCTTCGCGATGAGCCGGATCGCCGGGTGGACCGCCCACATCCGCGAGCAGATCATCGAGAACCGGCTGATCCGACCCAAGGCCGAGTACTCCGGCCCCGAGCCGCGCACCGTGGTGCCGCTTACCGAGCGCTAG
- a CDS encoding FAD-dependent oxidoreductase — MGQAFVGFLPWIIFWVCSGFGMWGVALVGGALAAAALVGWRRARGQSPKTMELITLGYFCVHAVVTLALGLPFLKEHGAVVNNGVLALMAWGSLAAGSPFTYEYARDSWDKSLWNNPLFRAINRRITAVWGGIFAGSAAVALAGELLPSGYQLLTNMVIPMVGLVAGLAFSSRYPAIATRRSMQRHLDAQNPYPWPAPSFAPSATEGQADVAVIGAGLGGLSAAALLAKRGLRVAVYEHHFLAGGYCTSWERGVRRGDERLRYVFDAGVHDVSGLGERGGVRSLLRMLEIEDRLAWVRNSQEYFLGDLHLKIPDDAGEFAKLLGQHFPAEAENITRFFSEMELVYREMYADIEKTGGVPGDPTTVDDMLAYPKAHPHAYRWMERPFSEMLDAFFSDAKLKRVFSALTGYLSDDEGALKVRHMAPIFGYYFDGGFYPVGGSQQLADALVEVIEQHGGSVRLRTPVRRVLVEGGRATGVELADGTVERATAVISNADVQKTFGELVGSEHLPHAFAERIAALRPSTSAFMVFLGVDMVPEIASITMTQGVGIMVPSKIDPSLAPAGHSAITLIRLLPQEEVERWERSEAGYSQRKRAFADELIARAEQAIPGLSQHIVYRQEGSPSTFMRYAWASGGSIYGPAEGQGRMTVTTPVERLYLAGSGVMGGGVEAAVIAGVMAANAILPAQAARAAQPLAREVGAA, encoded by the coding sequence ATGGGACAGGCATTTGTGGGCTTTCTGCCCTGGATCATCTTTTGGGTCTGCTCGGGCTTTGGGATGTGGGGTGTGGCGCTGGTGGGCGGCGCGCTGGCGGCGGCGGCGCTGGTGGGCTGGCGCAGGGCACGCGGGCAGTCGCCCAAGACCATGGAGCTGATCACGCTGGGCTACTTCTGCGTGCATGCGGTGGTCACGCTGGCGCTGGGCCTGCCCTTCCTGAAGGAGCACGGCGCGGTGGTGAACAACGGCGTGCTGGCGCTGATGGCCTGGGGCAGCCTGGCGGCTGGCTCGCCCTTCACCTACGAGTACGCCCGCGACAGCTGGGACAAGTCGCTGTGGAATAACCCGCTGTTTCGCGCGATCAACCGCCGGATCACGGCGGTGTGGGGCGGCATCTTCGCGGGCAGCGCGGCGGTGGCGCTGGCGGGCGAGCTGCTACCCAGCGGCTACCAGCTGCTGACCAACATGGTCATCCCGATGGTGGGCCTGGTGGCGGGTCTGGCCTTCTCCAGCCGCTACCCGGCGATCGCCACGCGGCGCAGCATGCAGCGGCACCTGGATGCGCAGAACCCCTACCCCTGGCCTGCGCCCAGCTTCGCGCCCAGCGCCACCGAGGGCCAGGCCGATGTGGCCGTGATCGGCGCGGGCCTGGGCGGGCTTTCGGCGGCGGCGCTGCTGGCCAAGCGCGGCCTGCGCGTGGCGGTCTACGAGCACCACTTCCTAGCTGGCGGCTACTGCACCTCATGGGAGCGCGGGGTGCGGCGTGGCGACGAGCGGCTGCGCTATGTGTTCGACGCGGGCGTGCACGATGTGAGCGGCCTGGGCGAGCGCGGCGGTGTGCGCAGCCTGCTGCGGATGCTCGAAATCGAGGATCGCCTAGCGTGGGTGCGCAACAGCCAGGAGTACTTTCTGGGCGACCTGCACCTGAAGATCCCCGACGACGCGGGCGAGTTCGCCAAGCTGCTCGGCCAGCACTTCCCCGCCGAGGCCGAGAACATCACGCGCTTCTTCAGCGAGATGGAGCTGGTCTACCGCGAGATGTACGCCGACATCGAGAAGACCGGCGGCGTGCCGGGCGACCCCACCACAGTGGATGATATGCTGGCCTACCCCAAGGCTCACCCGCACGCCTACCGCTGGATGGAGCGCCCGTTTAGCGAGATGCTGGATGCCTTTTTCAGCGATGCCAAGCTGAAGCGGGTGTTCAGCGCGCTGACCGGCTACCTGAGCGACGACGAGGGCGCGCTGAAGGTGCGCCATATGGCCCCGATTTTCGGCTACTACTTTGATGGCGGCTTCTACCCCGTGGGCGGCTCGCAGCAGCTGGCCGACGCGCTGGTGGAGGTGATCGAGCAGCACGGCGGCAGCGTGCGGCTGCGCACGCCGGTGCGGCGCGTGCTGGTGGAGGGTGGCCGCGCCACTGGCGTGGAGCTGGCCGACGGCACAGTGGAGCGCGCCACGGCGGTGATCTCCAACGCCGACGTGCAGAAGACCTTCGGCGAGCTGGTGGGGAGCGAGCATCTGCCGCATGCGTTCGCCGAGCGGATCGCGGCGCTGCGGCCATCCACCTCGGCGTTTATGGTCTTCCTCGGCGTGGATATGGTGCCCGAGATCGCCTCGATCACCATGACCCAGGGCGTGGGCATCATGGTGCCCTCGAAGATCGACCCTAGCCTTGCGCCCGCAGGCCACTCGGCCATCACGCTCATCCGCCTGCTGCCGCAGGAGGAGGTCGAGCGCTGGGAGCGCAGCGAGGCTGGCTACAGCCAGCGTAAGCGCGCCTTCGCCGACGAGCTGATCGCGCGGGCCGAGCAGGCCATCCCTGGCCTCTCGCAGCACATCGTGTATCGGCAGGAAGGCTCGCCCAGCACGTTTATGCGCTACGCCTGGGCCAGCGGCGGCAGCATCTACGGCCCCGCCGAGGGCCAGGGCCGCATGACGGTGACGACGCCGGTGGAGCGACTGTACCTGGCCGGGTCGGGTGTGATGGGCGGCGGGGTGGAGGCGGCGGTGATCGCCGGGGTGATGGCGGCCAACGCCATCCTGCCCGCGCAGGCGGCGCGGGCGGCGCAGCCCCTGGCCCGCGAGGTGGGCGCGGCGTAG
- a CDS encoding DUF983 domain-containing protein: MPRALRVLTQSLLLTCPACQHGNMFRSGFRMNVRCPVCHVVFERDSGELTGGLAINATLTMAIAMVGAGFAFSPEVPIIPLVLLLAGIVVLFPLVFYRHARGLWVGILYLTGSMFED; encoded by the coding sequence ATGCCACGCGCTCTGCGGGTGCTGACCCAAAGCCTGCTGCTGACGTGCCCGGCCTGCCAGCACGGCAATATGTTCCGCTCGGGGTTTCGAATGAATGTGCGCTGCCCGGTGTGCCACGTGGTGTTCGAGCGCGACAGCGGCGAGCTGACTGGCGGGCTGGCGATCAACGCCACGCTGACCATGGCCATCGCCATGGTGGGCGCGGGCTTCGCCTTCAGCCCCGAGGTGCCGATCATCCCGCTGGTATTGCTGCTGGCGGGGATTGTGGTGCTGTTCCCGCTGGTGTTCTACCGTCACGCGCGCGGGCTATGGGTGGGGATCCTCTACCTCACGGGGTCGATGTTCGAGGACTAG